The following are encoded in a window of Mycobacterium vicinigordonae genomic DNA:
- a CDS encoding thiolase family protein encodes MSGLRGEAAIVGIAELPAERRQSRPPSFTLDQYALLAKMVIEDAGVDPAVVNGLSCHGLAESDMFAPATLSEYLGIPLDFGDRVDLGGATAAGMVWRAAAAVELGVCDAVLVVVPGSLEIPGSEQRPGRTLGWYGASSNNYGSPQAEFEIPYGNVGQNAPYAQIAQRYRAEYGYDAAALALIAVHQRTNAGAHPGAVFHGKPLTVEDVLSSPVIADPIHMLETVMRVQGGAGVLVANADVARRGRHRPVWIKGFGEHIRFKTPTYADDLLHTPIARAAEKAFAMAELDRADIDVASIYDCYTITVLMTLEDAGFCDKGSGMSWLTEHDLTFRGDFPVNTAGGQLSFGQAGMAGGMHHVVDGARQLMGRSGVAQVPDCNTAFVTGNGGIMSEQVALVLGGD; translated from the coding sequence AGCGGGTTGCGTGGCGAAGCGGCCATCGTCGGGATCGCGGAACTGCCCGCCGAGCGCCGTCAGAGTCGGCCACCGTCGTTCACCCTGGATCAATACGCCCTGCTGGCCAAGATGGTGATCGAGGATGCCGGTGTCGATCCCGCAGTGGTAAACGGGCTCTCGTGCCATGGCCTCGCGGAGTCGGACATGTTCGCGCCCGCCACCCTGTCGGAGTATCTGGGGATTCCACTGGACTTCGGCGATCGAGTCGATCTGGGTGGCGCCACCGCCGCCGGCATGGTTTGGCGAGCGGCCGCGGCAGTGGAACTGGGAGTGTGTGACGCGGTGCTAGTGGTGGTGCCCGGGTCGTTGGAGATTCCTGGCTCCGAGCAGCGGCCGGGCCGGACATTGGGCTGGTACGGTGCGTCGAGCAACAACTATGGTTCACCGCAGGCCGAATTTGAGATCCCGTACGGCAACGTCGGTCAGAACGCTCCCTACGCCCAGATCGCCCAGCGGTACAGGGCCGAATACGGTTATGATGCAGCTGCTTTGGCGCTCATCGCGGTACATCAGCGCACCAACGCCGGTGCCCACCCCGGCGCGGTGTTCCACGGCAAGCCCCTCACCGTCGAGGACGTGCTGAGCAGTCCGGTGATCGCCGATCCGATCCACATGCTGGAGACCGTGATGCGGGTGCAGGGCGGGGCCGGGGTGCTGGTCGCCAACGCCGACGTGGCACGCCGCGGTCGGCACCGGCCGGTCTGGATCAAGGGCTTCGGCGAGCACATTCGCTTCAAAACGCCAACGTATGCCGACGACCTCCTGCATACCCCGATCGCACGCGCCGCCGAAAAGGCTTTCGCAATGGCCGAACTGGATCGTGCCGATATCGATGTCGCCTCAATCTACGACTGCTACACCATCACAGTGCTGATGACCCTGGAGGACGCGGGGTTCTGCGACAAGGGCAGCGGGATGAGCTGGCTGACCGAACACGATCTGACCTTCCGGGGTGATTTCCCGGTCAATACCGCCGGCGGCCAGTTGTCATTCGGACAGGCCGGCATGGCGGGCGGCATGCACCACGTAGTCGACGGCGCACGTCAGCTGATGGGCCGGTCCGGGGTCGCGCAGGTGCCCGACTGCAACACCGCATTCGTGACGGGCAACGGCGGCATCATGAGCGAGCAGGTCGCCCTCGTGCTGGGAGGCGACTGA
- a CDS encoding Zn-ribbon domain-containing OB-fold protein has protein sequence MTDPRPLPEPTPVSLPFWDGLRENKIRIQYSPSSGRYVFYPRTLTPGTLADDLEWREIDGAGTLYTYTVARRPTGPPWAERLPQLLAVVQWDVGPRVSTELVDVAPHDIRIGMRVSPVFCDTGAVTLLRYRPASD, from the coding sequence ATGACCGATCCCCGCCCATTGCCCGAACCGACGCCGGTGTCACTGCCGTTCTGGGATGGGTTGCGCGAGAATAAGATACGGATCCAATATTCGCCGTCGTCGGGCCGCTACGTCTTCTATCCCCGCACTTTGACACCAGGGACGTTGGCCGACGACCTGGAATGGCGCGAAATCGACGGTGCCGGAACGCTGTATACCTACACGGTCGCGCGCCGCCCGACCGGACCGCCGTGGGCCGAGCGGCTGCCGCAACTCTTGGCGGTCGTGCAATGGGACGTCGGCCCTCGCGTCAGTACCGAGCTGGTCGACGTCGCACCCCACGACATCCGCATCGGCATGCGGGTCTCCCCGGTGTTCTGCGACACCGGCGCCGTGACGTTGTTGCGCTACAGGCCCGCCAGTGATTGA
- the fadD1 gene encoding fatty-acid--CoA ligase FadD1: MIETLQQLLRSRLDDDAVAVIHGERTWTWRQHLAEASAEASMVLNCLDRQRPLHIAALLGNSPAMLRAMAGAALGGYVLCGLNTTRRGAGLETDILRSDSQLVLVDNEHRVLLDALDLAGVTVVNVDEAGYRHAVAAAGPLVPVEVSGADPVVIIFTSGTSGDPKAVPFAHAMGILCGASLVERFELTRDDVCYLAMPLFHSNGVAAGWVVALSAGAAMVPAKFSPSRFLADIRRYGITYLNYVGKPLALVLATPEQPDDANNSLRAAFGNEATERDIEQFARRFGCRVVDSFGSSEFAVVVMREDGTPAGSIGRGYPGVSVYHPDTLTECAAALFDESGALVNFDEAVGELVNTYGSGGFTGYYNDTAATDERMRHGMYWSGDLAYRDADGWIYLAGRTSDWMRVDGENLAAGPVERILQRLPEVNHLAVYAVPDEHVGDQVMAALVLNSQAALTPKQFGEFLAAQPDLSPKAWPRYVRIEAALPRTATNKILKRELIKAGPTAGGGGVLWMREDRGRRYVAVAG; this comes from the coding sequence GTGATTGAGACCCTTCAGCAGCTGCTGCGCTCCCGCCTGGACGACGACGCGGTGGCGGTGATACACGGCGAGCGGACCTGGACCTGGCGTCAGCACCTGGCCGAGGCCTCGGCCGAGGCCTCGATGGTGCTGAACTGCCTCGACCGACAACGACCGTTGCATATCGCTGCGCTGCTCGGCAATTCGCCGGCGATGCTGCGCGCGATGGCGGGCGCCGCGCTGGGCGGATACGTGCTGTGCGGGCTCAACACGACCCGTCGCGGGGCGGGTCTGGAGACCGACATCTTGCGCTCGGATTCTCAGCTGGTGCTTGTCGACAACGAGCACCGCGTGCTGCTTGACGCGCTCGACCTCGCCGGTGTCACCGTTGTGAACGTCGACGAAGCCGGGTACCGCCACGCGGTGGCGGCAGCGGGCCCCCTCGTGCCCGTCGAAGTGTCTGGCGCCGACCCGGTGGTGATCATCTTCACCTCCGGCACCAGCGGCGACCCGAAGGCGGTGCCGTTCGCGCACGCGATGGGAATCCTGTGCGGGGCCAGCCTGGTCGAACGCTTCGAGCTTACCCGCGACGACGTGTGCTACCTGGCGATGCCGCTGTTCCACTCCAATGGGGTCGCGGCCGGCTGGGTGGTGGCGCTCAGCGCGGGTGCGGCGATGGTGCCCGCCAAGTTCTCGCCGTCGCGATTCCTGGCCGACATCCGCCGCTACGGCATCACCTACCTGAACTATGTCGGCAAGCCACTGGCACTGGTGCTGGCCACCCCCGAGCAGCCCGATGATGCCAACAACTCGCTGCGCGCGGCATTCGGGAACGAGGCCACCGAACGCGACATCGAGCAATTCGCAAGGCGTTTCGGATGCCGGGTGGTGGACAGCTTCGGCTCCAGCGAGTTCGCCGTTGTCGTTATGCGCGAAGACGGGACGCCGGCCGGTTCAATCGGCAGGGGGTATCCGGGCGTCAGCGTGTATCACCCCGACACCCTGACCGAGTGCGCCGCGGCGCTTTTCGACGAAAGCGGTGCACTGGTCAACTTCGACGAAGCTGTCGGGGAACTGGTCAACACCTACGGTTCGGGTGGATTCACCGGCTACTACAACGACACCGCGGCCACCGACGAGCGGATGCGACATGGCATGTACTGGTCGGGTGACCTGGCTTACCGCGACGCCGACGGCTGGATCTACCTGGCCGGGCGAACCTCGGACTGGATGCGGGTAGACGGAGAGAACCTAGCTGCCGGACCCGTCGAGCGGATCCTGCAACGCCTACCCGAGGTCAACCATCTCGCCGTCTACGCGGTGCCCGACGAACACGTCGGTGACCAGGTGATGGCCGCTCTGGTGCTCAACAGCCAAGCGGCGTTGACACCCAAGCAATTCGGTGAGTTCCTGGCAGCACAACCGGACCTCTCGCCCAAGGCCTGGCCACGATACGTACGGATCGAGGCCGCGCTGCCTCGGACGGCGACCAACAAGATCCTCAAACGCGAACTCATCAAGGCCGGCCCGACAGCCGGAGGCGGCGGTGTCTTGTGGATGAGGGAGGATCGCGGAAGACGTTATGTGGCCGTAGCGGGTTAA
- a CDS encoding cytochrome P450, protein MAAPNLPPGFDFTDPDIYAHRLPVQEFAELRATAPVWWNEQPLDQGGFGDGGYWVVTKHRDVRDVSLRSDVFSSAEKSVVPRYPQELASAQIEAGRASMIMMDDPEHTRLRKIVARGFTPRAVERLRTDLAERARQIAARAAAEGSGDFVRQVACELPLQAIAGLLGVPVEDREKLFDWSNQMIGSDDPEFAEHDSLTAAAEMMWYAMQLAAQKAQNPGPDIVSTLIQADADQNLSEAEFGMFVVTLAIAGNETTRNSITQGMMAFTDFPDQWDLFKAQRPTTAADEIIRWATPITAFQRTAVVDTEVGGVAVKKGQRVVLFYRSANFDEDVFDNPYAFDILRSPNPHVGFGGTGAHYCIGANLARMTIDLMFNAIADTVPDLTSVAEPVRLRSPFITGIKHWQVDYGSSCAAKHAPAE, encoded by the coding sequence ATGGCCGCTCCGAACCTGCCACCGGGCTTCGACTTCACCGATCCTGACATCTATGCGCACCGACTGCCGGTGCAGGAATTCGCCGAGTTGCGCGCCACCGCGCCGGTCTGGTGGAACGAGCAGCCCTTGGATCAAGGCGGTTTCGGCGACGGCGGCTATTGGGTGGTGACCAAGCACCGCGATGTTCGCGACGTATCGTTGCGCAGCGACGTGTTCTCGTCCGCCGAGAAGTCCGTCGTGCCGCGCTACCCACAGGAGCTGGCTTCGGCGCAGATCGAGGCGGGGCGGGCGTCGATGATCATGATGGACGACCCCGAGCACACCCGGTTGCGCAAGATCGTCGCCCGCGGGTTCACACCCCGTGCCGTCGAGCGGTTGCGCACCGACCTCGCTGAGCGGGCGCGGCAAATCGCCGCCCGTGCGGCCGCCGAGGGCTCGGGCGACTTCGTCCGACAGGTAGCCTGCGAATTGCCGCTGCAGGCCATCGCCGGGTTGCTCGGCGTACCGGTGGAAGACCGCGAGAAGCTATTCGACTGGTCGAACCAGATGATCGGCAGCGACGACCCTGAGTTCGCCGAGCACGACTCTTTGACAGCTGCAGCCGAAATGATGTGGTATGCCATGCAATTGGCGGCCCAAAAGGCCCAAAACCCCGGCCCGGACATTGTCTCGACGCTGATCCAGGCCGACGCCGACCAGAACCTGTCCGAGGCCGAGTTCGGCATGTTCGTAGTCACTCTGGCCATCGCCGGCAATGAGACGACCCGCAATTCGATCACCCAGGGCATGATGGCGTTCACCGACTTCCCCGACCAGTGGGATCTGTTCAAGGCGCAACGCCCCACGACTGCGGCCGACGAGATCATCCGTTGGGCCACACCGATTACCGCATTCCAGCGCACCGCCGTGGTCGACACCGAAGTCGGCGGTGTCGCGGTCAAAAAGGGCCAGCGAGTGGTGTTGTTTTACCGCTCGGCCAACTTCGACGAAGACGTGTTCGACAACCCGTACGCCTTCGACATCCTGCGCAGCCCCAACCCGCACGTCGGATTCGGCGGCACCGGCGCGCATTACTGCATCGGCGCCAACCTTGCCCGCATGACGATCGACCTGATGTTCAACGCGATCGCCGACACCGTGCCCGACCTCACGTCGGTCGCCGAACCCGTGCGGCTGCGCTCGCCGTTCATCACCGGTATCAAGCACTGGCAGGTTGATTACGGCAGCTCCTGCGCCGCCAAACACGCTCCCGCAGAATAG
- a CDS encoding FUSC family protein, protein MRQATIPEPAAAFYQRARTWTIGSDPGLLRLRLAIRTTLALGCSLLVMFLLTRATGQPLTVALLGAVITMVAARSVNEPDPREQRITMAMLPLPAALSIVVATLLAPHRIAGDAVFVAVVFVAVYVRRFGARGRALGMVGFMAYFFTLYLRAGVREVPWMVGAVVVGTFFTFLMTAYVLPDDPERVLRATIRSLRARMAIVVDTTADGLQAGQLDERHRRRVRARVARLNDTALMVQDRIEDKANPTPIGERLAPWLFDAELAVEWVALAGQRAALVASEIPAGTLSELIGALTRLARAIRSGTRDGLDAAAERAQRVLDEHPATSQGLGETAVRRLAMSIIAAATATSEARTQVEQVADDAGQDREPDDEHLEPDAESDAEPAAARLRPTTRQAIQASVAAALAIIAGDQVSPDRWYWAVIAAFVVFAGTNTWGESLTKGWQRLLGTALGVPCGMMVATLFAGDEVASLVMVFVCLFCAFYFMQVTQSLMAFWITTMLALLYGLMGQFSVDVLVLRIEETAIGAVIGVAVAILVLPNNIGATVRSDTREFLTALSTLIDTSMAEMFGRGPTGSPTEQARQLDRKLQQYRATAKPLLAGVTGLAGRRSIQRSLRLFAACDRYARVLARRSEQYHDPDCPAELAEAVTHAATQVRRNIDALVATLDGEHPATIVSASDALDAAETLARAHDDTFDPGRPGPDPRRHPAVLHQLRQIDRVVVAAATHLDADAVLKSPDSRPN, encoded by the coding sequence ATGAGGCAGGCCACGATTCCCGAACCGGCGGCGGCGTTCTACCAGCGGGCGCGGACCTGGACGATCGGCTCCGATCCGGGGTTGCTGCGACTGAGGTTGGCTATCCGCACAACACTTGCCCTAGGTTGTTCCCTGCTGGTGATGTTCTTGCTGACCCGGGCGACCGGGCAACCGCTGACCGTCGCCCTGCTCGGTGCGGTGATCACCATGGTGGCGGCCCGATCGGTCAACGAGCCCGACCCTCGCGAGCAGCGGATCACGATGGCGATGCTGCCGCTGCCGGCGGCTCTGTCCATTGTCGTGGCCACGCTGCTGGCACCGCATCGAATCGCCGGCGACGCCGTCTTTGTGGCGGTGGTTTTCGTCGCTGTCTACGTCCGGCGATTCGGCGCTCGCGGTCGCGCGCTGGGCATGGTGGGTTTCATGGCCTACTTCTTCACCCTCTACCTGCGGGCCGGCGTGCGCGAGGTGCCGTGGATGGTCGGCGCCGTGGTAGTGGGCACCTTCTTCACGTTCTTGATGACGGCCTACGTGCTCCCTGATGATCCAGAACGCGTGCTGCGAGCGACTATTCGCTCGCTGCGAGCACGCATGGCGATCGTGGTCGATACCACCGCCGATGGGCTGCAAGCGGGCCAGCTCGACGAGCGGCACCGCCGCCGGGTCCGTGCCCGCGTCGCACGCCTCAACGACACCGCGTTGATGGTGCAGGACCGGATCGAGGACAAAGCAAACCCGACCCCGATCGGAGAACGACTGGCGCCGTGGTTGTTCGATGCCGAACTGGCCGTCGAATGGGTCGCGCTCGCGGGTCAGCGTGCGGCACTGGTTGCTTCGGAGATTCCGGCCGGCACCCTCAGTGAACTGATCGGCGCACTCACCCGACTTGCGCGGGCCATCAGGTCTGGAACCCGCGACGGGTTAGACGCGGCCGCGGAGCGGGCTCAGCGGGTGCTCGACGAGCATCCTGCTACCTCGCAAGGACTGGGCGAGACAGCGGTACGCCGGCTCGCCATGTCGATAATCGCCGCCGCGACGGCCACTTCCGAGGCACGGACGCAAGTCGAGCAGGTTGCCGACGACGCCGGTCAGGATCGCGAACCGGATGACGAGCATCTCGAGCCGGACGCCGAATCCGATGCCGAACCCGCCGCCGCGCGGCTGCGGCCGACGACGCGGCAAGCCATCCAGGCGAGCGTCGCGGCGGCGCTGGCGATCATCGCCGGTGACCAAGTGTCACCGGACCGCTGGTATTGGGCCGTGATCGCGGCCTTCGTGGTCTTCGCCGGCACCAACACCTGGGGCGAAAGCCTCACCAAGGGCTGGCAGCGGCTGCTGGGCACCGCCCTGGGAGTGCCCTGCGGGATGATGGTCGCCACCCTGTTCGCCGGCGACGAGGTCGCGTCGCTGGTGATGGTGTTCGTGTGCCTCTTCTGCGCGTTCTACTTCATGCAGGTGACCCAAAGCCTGATGGCGTTCTGGATCACCACAATGCTGGCGCTGCTGTACGGGCTGATGGGTCAATTCAGCGTGGACGTACTGGTGCTCCGGATCGAGGAGACCGCGATCGGCGCCGTCATCGGGGTAGCGGTGGCAATCCTGGTGCTGCCCAACAATATTGGCGCTACCGTGCGAAGCGACACCCGCGAGTTCTTGACGGCACTGTCAACGCTGATCGACACATCCATGGCCGAGATGTTCGGCCGCGGCCCGACCGGCAGCCCGACGGAGCAGGCACGGCAACTCGACCGCAAACTGCAGCAGTATCGGGCCACCGCCAAACCCCTGCTTGCCGGCGTGACCGGACTGGCCGGCCGGCGCAGCATCCAGCGCAGCTTGCGACTGTTCGCCGCGTGTGATCGCTACGCCCGGGTGCTGGCTCGCCGCAGCGAGCAGTATCACGACCCTGACTGCCCCGCTGAGCTCGCCGAGGCCGTGACCCATGCCGCAACACAGGTTCGGCGCAACATCGACGCATTGGTCGCCACCCTCGACGGCGAGCACCCGGCGACCATCGTCTCGGCCTCCGATGCCCTGGATGCCGCGGAAACGTTGGCCAGAGCGCACGACGACACCTTCGATCCCGGCCGGCCCGGGCCGGATCCGCGTCGACATCCTGCTGTCCTGCATCAGCTGCGGCAAATCGACCGCGTGGTGGTCGCCGCCGCAACCCACCTTGATGCCGATGCGGTACTCAAATCCCCTGACTCACGGCCGAATTGA
- a CDS encoding GH92 family glycosyl hydrolase, whose product MRSRRVWRVLVAMLAVPVLFVPLIAGSPTAYDGEPTTVVNPVDHVDTLIGTGTGGKVVGEINNFPGATVPFGMVQYSPDTVNNYAGYAHDNPRATGFSMTHASVGCPAFGDISMLPTTTATGSQPWYAWERIAHDRTEVGTPGYYAVRFPDTGVKAELTATTHTGIGRFSYPHDGRRALFHVRSGASLAGASRAAIQINEDNTTITGWATSGSFCDKSNTYTVYFAMKFSQPFSSYGTWDGYSVADGSRSSNSPYSGGYVEFDAGSVVEVRTAISYVGIDGAQANLAAEGERSFDDTHAAAADEWNGALKRIAVAGRNPGDVQTFYSCLYRSLLHPNTFNDHDGRYIGFDNIIHVVRQGHTHYANYSDWDTYRSLAALQALIFPERASDMAQALVDDAEQSGALPRWALANAATSQMTGDSVVPLIVSLYMFGAKDFDTRTALAYMVDAATRGGVGRNGYVERPGIETYLRLGYAPQLPEFGPGASVTLEWSIDDFTIARFADALGDAATAGEFQRRSQYWQNLFNPTTGYISPRGPSGFFRTGPGFIESHTGFGQFGYDEGNAEQYLWWVPHNVAGLATALGGRAAAAQRLDRFTQRINVGPNKPYLWAGNEPGFGVPWLYNYFGQPWQTQRTVDRVRGLFGPTPDGAPGNDDLGALSSWYVWAALGLYPSTPGTPILTIATPLFDRAEISLGAGKSIRITAPGASGVNRLRYIRSLSIDGQPTDRTYLPESIIGTGGDVSFLLSGRPDKSWGTAESSAPPSFEAGSATVTINVAQPIVAIAQGTTRTVELDLQRMLAGVVDYRVTGAAAAGGITVAPVSGRFDDDGSATVDVAITVASSVPDDNYPVYLTTTVGDTSRRAVVLLVTRPSFDE is encoded by the coding sequence ATGAGGTCGCGGCGGGTGTGGCGGGTTCTCGTCGCGATGCTTGCGGTGCCGGTCCTGTTCGTCCCGTTGATCGCGGGTTCGCCGACGGCCTACGACGGCGAACCCACCACGGTCGTCAATCCCGTCGATCACGTCGACACCCTGATCGGTACCGGGACGGGGGGCAAAGTGGTGGGGGAGATCAACAACTTTCCGGGCGCCACGGTGCCGTTCGGCATGGTGCAGTACTCGCCCGACACGGTGAACAACTACGCGGGTTACGCGCACGACAATCCGCGGGCCACGGGGTTTAGCATGACCCACGCATCGGTGGGCTGCCCTGCGTTCGGCGACATCTCGATGTTGCCGACCACCACCGCCACCGGTTCGCAGCCCTGGTACGCGTGGGAGCGCATCGCCCACGACCGCACCGAAGTCGGAACGCCCGGTTACTACGCGGTGCGGTTCCCCGACACCGGGGTGAAAGCCGAACTCACCGCGACCACCCACACCGGCATCGGACGATTCAGCTATCCACACGACGGCCGGCGAGCACTGTTCCATGTGCGTTCCGGTGCGTCGTTGGCCGGCGCCTCACGCGCCGCCATCCAGATCAACGAGGACAACACCACGATCACCGGCTGGGCGACCAGCGGATCGTTCTGCGACAAGTCCAATACCTACACCGTCTACTTCGCGATGAAGTTCAGTCAGCCGTTCAGCTCGTACGGCACCTGGGATGGCTACTCGGTGGCCGACGGGTCCCGCAGCTCCAATTCCCCTTACAGCGGGGGATATGTCGAGTTCGACGCCGGCTCGGTGGTCGAGGTGCGAACCGCGATCTCCTACGTCGGCATCGATGGTGCCCAGGCGAACCTCGCAGCGGAGGGCGAAAGGAGCTTCGACGACACGCACGCGGCGGCTGCCGACGAATGGAACGGCGCGCTCAAACGCATTGCGGTGGCGGGTCGCAACCCCGGCGACGTGCAGACCTTCTACAGTTGCCTGTACCGGTCATTGTTGCACCCCAACACATTCAACGACCACGACGGCCGCTACATCGGCTTCGACAACATAATCCACGTTGTACGACAAGGGCATACGCACTACGCCAACTACTCCGACTGGGACACCTACCGCAGTTTGGCCGCCCTGCAGGCGCTCATCTTCCCCGAGCGGGCCAGCGATATGGCACAGGCGCTGGTCGACGACGCCGAACAGAGCGGAGCGCTACCCCGCTGGGCGCTGGCAAATGCTGCGACAAGCCAGATGACCGGCGACAGCGTAGTTCCGCTAATCGTGAGCCTATATATGTTCGGGGCCAAGGACTTCGACACCCGGACGGCGCTGGCCTACATGGTCGACGCCGCGACCCGCGGTGGCGTCGGACGCAACGGCTACGTGGAGCGGCCGGGAATCGAGACCTATCTACGGCTGGGCTACGCCCCGCAGCTGCCCGAATTCGGACCGGGCGCCTCGGTCACGCTGGAGTGGTCGATCGACGATTTCACCATTGCCCGCTTCGCCGATGCACTGGGCGACGCGGCGACGGCCGGGGAATTCCAGCGCCGCTCCCAGTACTGGCAGAACCTGTTCAATCCCACCACCGGCTACATCTCCCCGCGCGGCCCCAGCGGCTTCTTCCGCACGGGCCCGGGATTCATCGAAAGTCACACGGGTTTCGGCCAGTTCGGTTACGACGAGGGCAATGCTGAGCAGTACCTGTGGTGGGTGCCCCACAACGTGGCCGGCCTGGCCACCGCCCTGGGCGGTCGCGCCGCGGCGGCGCAGCGGCTCGACAGGTTCACCCAACGCATCAACGTAGGCCCCAACAAGCCCTATCTGTGGGCGGGCAACGAGCCGGGTTTCGGTGTGCCGTGGTTATACAACTACTTCGGCCAGCCATGGCAAACCCAGCGCACTGTCGACCGCGTGCGCGGTCTGTTCGGCCCCACTCCCGACGGCGCTCCGGGAAACGACGACCTCGGCGCGTTGTCCAGCTGGTATGTCTGGGCGGCGCTCGGCCTGTACCCTAGCACCCCGGGTACTCCCATCCTGACAATCGCCACACCGCTGTTCGACCGGGCCGAAATCAGCCTTGGGGCAGGCAAATCCATTCGAATCACCGCGCCCGGCGCCTCCGGCGTCAATCGGCTCAGGTACATCCGGAGCCTCAGTATCGACGGGCAACCCACCGATCGCACGTACCTGCCCGAGTCGATCATCGGAACCGGCGGTGATGTCTCCTTCCTACTGTCGGGGCGTCCCGACAAGTCCTGGGGCACCGCCGAATCCTCGGCGCCGCCGTCGTTCGAGGCAGGTAGTGCGACGGTCACCATCAACGTCGCCCAACCGATCGTGGCCATCGCGCAGGGGACCACGCGCACCGTCGAACTCGACTTGCAGCGGATGCTCGCCGGTGTCGTCGACTACCGGGTCACCGGTGCCGCCGCGGCCGGCGGGATCACCGTGGCGCCGGTTTCCGGACGCTTCGACGACGACGGTTCGGCGACGGTCGACGTCGCAATCACGGTGGCGTCGTCGGTGCCCGACGACAACTATCCGGTGTATCTGACGACAACCGTCGGCGACACCAGCAGGCGAGCCGTCGTTCTCCTGGTGACACGGCCGTCATTCGACGAATAG